The DNA region GCGACCACACGCCGAGGCGTCTCACCCTGGTCCCCCAGGGGTGCCTGTTCGTCCCAGGCAAATGGGGGGCGGCATTGACGGCGCCCGCTGGCGCGAATATCTTCGCCGTGCGCGAAAAAATTCGCCCAGCGCTGGAGACCACCCGCATGCCGAGGACCACCTCGCTCGACCTGACGCGGCGCGAAAGCCAGATCATGGACATCCTGTACCGGCGCCGCCGCGCCTCGGTGGAGGACATCCGCGCCGAGCTTCCCGATGCGCCCAGCCCGTCGAGCGTCCGCAAGCTGCTCGAGATCATGATCGAGCGCGGCCTGCTCGCCCGCGAATACGACGGCCCGCGCTTCGTCTACTTCCCGGCCGTCCGCCAGGAGGACGCCAGCCGTTCGGCGTTGCGCCGCCTGGTGCGCACGTTCTTCGACGACTCGCCCGGCGCAGCTGCCGCCGCCCTCCTCGGCATGAGCACCTCGACGCTCTCACCCGAGGAATACAAACGCCTTCGCGCGCTGCTCGATCGGGCGCGCTCCCAGGGAGCCTGATGATGACCTCGACGCTGCTCGATTCGTTCGCGCCGTTCCTGGCTGGCCTGCTCGTGAAGGCCACCCTCGTCGTGGCCATCGCGGCCCTGGTCCAGGGGCTGGCGCGACGATGGCTGTCGGCCGCGGGTCGACACCTCGTCACGCTGGTGGCGACGTCGATGCTCCTGGCGCTGCCGCTGCTGTCGCTGGCGCTGCCGCGCTGGGCACCCACGATGCCCGAGCGCGCGGCCGCGCTGATGCCGGCCCGCCAGTCGCAGGCGTCGACCCTAGACGTCGCGTTGGCCGACCTCGTCGATCGGTCCGTCGGCCTCCAGCCCCTCGAGACCGTCAAGTCGACGGTCTCCCGCGAGGCCGCGTCGACTCCCGTGCCGGTAGAGCCGGTCGCGCGCCTGTCGTGGCGCGCCGCGGGCGTGGCGTTCTACCTGGCGGGCGTGAGCGCGATGGTCGTCCACCTGCTCGTGCAGCGGCGACGCGTGCGCCGCCTGGCACGCGAGGCTCGCGCCGTGGACGACCCGAGCTGGCTGACCCTGGTGGCCGATGGCGCCCGCGTCCTCGGCGTCCGCCGGTCGGTGCGCACCTTGCGCGGACGCCGCAGCACGATGCCGATGACCTTCGGAACGATCCGGCCGGCGATCCTGCTGCCGGTCACCGCCGACACGTGGACCGACGACCGCCGCCGGGCGGTGATCCTGCACGAACTGGCGCATGTTGCCCGAGCCGACTGTTTCACGCAGTGGGTCGCGTGCGTGATGCGCGCCGTCTACTGGTGCCATCCGGGCGCGTGGTGGTTGGTCGGACGCCTGCAGGTCGACAGCGAGTTCGCCTCTGACGACCTGGTGCTGGCCGCCGGCACCCCGGCCCGAGCCTACGCCGGGCATCTGCTCGACATCGCCTACGCCCACGGCGGCGGCCGCGCCCCGGCCGTCGCGGTGCCGATGGCGCGCCGCTCCCAGATCGAGACCCGGTTGCGCGCCCTGCTCGACGACTCCCGCCGGCGCCGCGGCCCGTCGCGGCCGGCCCGCCTGGCCACGACCGCCGGCGCCTTCGCCGTGCTCCTGCCCCTGGCCAGCGCGACCCAGCCGGCGGCGCCCGCGCCCACCGTCGCCGCTCCCGCCCCTGTCGTTGCGGCCTCGGCCCCGACACCCGTCTCCACGCCGGCAGTGCCCCGTGTCGCCATGCCCGTCACGACGCCGATGCACGTGGCGACCCCGATGGTCGCGCCCTCACCGGCCGTCGCGGCGATGCAGACGCCCGCACCAGCGCCCGTCGTCGCGCGATCACCCGCCCCGACCGGATCGGCCGGGGGCTGCACCTGGGAGGTCGGCGAGGGCAAGGAAGGCGCGTTGTACCTGTCGATGCAGTTCGGGCGGTCCCAGAGCGGTCGTTCGGTGCCCCTCCAGCAGTTCGAGGGCCTGACGACGACCCAGCTGACGACGGGCGGTTCGGTGCGGTTCACCATCCGCCGCGATGCTGGCACCTTCACGTTCGAGGGCGTGGCGCGCAGCGGGGCTGCGGCCGGCGTGTGCAGCTTCGCGCCGTCGCCGACCTTCGGGCCGGAACTCGCCAGGCGCGGAATCACAGGTCTGACGGCAGCCGACCAGGAGCAGATGGCCCGCCACGACGTCGGCCTGGCGCTGGTCGACGAGTTGCGCACGCAGAAGTACGCGACGCCGACGGTGGCCGAGCTGGTCAAGGCCGGCCAGCACGGCGTGCACGTCGCGTACGTCCGCGGCATGGGGGCGCTCGGATACGCCACGGGTTCGATCGGGCCGCTCATCGCGCTTCGCGACCACGGCGTCACGCCCGATTACGCCCAGGCGCTCGCGTCGCTCGGCTACGCGAGGCTGCCGATCGATGAGCTGCAGCGCGCCCGCGATCACGGTGTGACGGCCGACTACGTCCGGGGCATGCGCGAGGCCGGCCACGGCACGCTCACCCTGGACCAGCTGATCACGACCCGCGATCACGGCGTCACCGCGGGCTACCTGCGCGAGATGAAGGCGCTCGGCATCGGCGGGTCGCTCGAGACGCTCGTGAACGCGCGCGATCACGGCATCACGTCCTCGTACGTCCGCGACCTCGGGGCGCTCGGCGTGGCGGGGCCGCTCGACACGCTCGTCCGCCTGCGCGACCACGGCGTCACGCCGAACTACGTCGAGGAGTTGCGCAAGATCGGCTACACCGGGCTGTCGGTGGACGAACTCGTGCGGCTGCGCGATCACGGCATGACGGCCTCGCGGATCGGCCAGGCCAACACGCGCGCCGGCAGCCGCCAGTCGGTAGAGGCGCTGCTCGACGGCGCACGTCGCGGGCGCTGAAGGGCCTGAGGCACACGAGGCCGACGTGACAGTCGGCCCTTACGTGCGCCCGGGAGGTCCTCCGTCAGGAGTGCCGACCTGCTCCTCGTCGAAGCCCGAGCGATCCTCGCGCAGTTGCCAGGAGCGCAGGTCGCCGGTGCTGTCGGCGTGCGAGGTGACGATGACGTACGAATACACCGGCCATGCGTGATCGAGGTCGAACTGCGAGGGCACCGCCGGGACGTCCGGGTGCGAGTGGTAGATGCCGACGACGTCGAGGCCGCGGGCCCGGGCCTCGCGTTCGCCCTTGAGCATCTCCATCGGCCCGATCAGGAAGCGGTTGTGGCGCGCCTCGCTTTCCCGGGCGTTGGAGATCGGCAGCAGCTCGCGCACCACCCGATCGCCCCCGTCGTCGAACGTGCCGAGCATCAGGCCGCAGCACTCTTCCGGATGCGCCTCCACGGCGTGCGCCGCGATCGCGGTGCGATGGTCCTGTGGCAGCACGATCACGCGAGGTCTCCGGTCCAGAAGTCGTCGGTCAGGTAGCGGCTGCCGCCGTCGCAGAGCACCGTCACGACGACCGACCCCGGCGGCAGATCCCTCGCGAGCCGCAGCGCCGCGACCACGTTGGCGCCGGCGCTGACTCCGACCAGCAGGCCTTCCTCGCGGGCCAGGCGGCGTGCCATCTCCTGCGCCTCCGTCGTGCCCACCTCCACGGCGTCATCGGCCACCGACGGATCGTAGATGCCCGGCACCACGGCCGTCGGCATGTGCTTCATGCCCTCGATGCCGTGCAGGGGCAGGTCGGGCTGCATCGAGATGCAGCGGATGGCGGGGTTGAAGTGCTTCAGCCGGCGCGAGGTGCCGACGAACGTGCCGGAAGTGCCGAGCCCGGCCAGGAAGTGGGTGACGCGGCCCTGCGTCTGCGCCCAGATCTCGGCACCGGTGTGCTCGAAGTGCGCCTGCCAGTTGGCGGCGTTGTTGTACTGGTCGGCGTAGAAGTACCGATCGGGATCGCGTTCGACCAGGCGCCTGGCTTCGCGCTGCGCGCCATCGGTGGCCGACAGCGGGTCGGTTTCGATCACCTCGGCGCCATAGATGTGCAGCAGGCGCTTGCGTTCCGGACTGGCCGTGGCCGGCAGGCAGACGGTGACCGGATAGCCGAGCGCGGCGCCAATCATGGCGTAGGCGATGCCGGTGTTGCCGCTGGTCGCGTCGAGGATGGTCTTGCCGGGCCTCAGGTCGCCGCTGCGAAGCCCATCGAGCAGCATCGCCAGGGCGGCGCGGTCCTTCACCGAGCCGCTCGGGTTGAGGTGCTCGGCCTTGGCGTGCACTTCCACGCCGTCGGGAATGCCTGCCTGCGGCCCGGCCACGTGCCGCAGGCGCAGCAACGGGGTGTTGCCGACCTGCTCGATGATGCTGCCCGCGCCCGGGCGCGCAGCGCTCGCCGACGGCAACCCGAACGTCGGGATGCCCGGCGGGCGCGTCGCCATGACCGGCGTGATCGCTGAAGGGGTCACGTGGTGTCCTCTCGGGCCCCACCCGCCGACGTGCGACGACTGGGGGAAGTCAAGGAGGTCACCGACCGGATGAGGGGGAGGCGGCCCGTGCAGGCCCGGAAACACGAAAGCCACCATCCCTTCCGGATGATGGCCTCGCGGTGGTGCCGGTGCTACTGGCGCCTGGGTCTCATCCGTACACGACGTCCTGCCTGCGACAGCAGGCGGGACAACAGCACGGACAAGCGCAGGCGCGGACGAGCATGGCGACGGATCGATGATACACCCCCTGCCGGGAGTCGGGAGGCGGGAGGCGGGAGGCGCGCCCGGTGCCCGGTGCCCGACTCGACCCAGTTGCCGTCCGGAGCGTTCCGCAGCAGAATGCGCGCATCGGTTCCGGAATCGACCGTCGCGCCGACCCGTCCTTCCACGGGCACGCACGGCCAGCCGATGCGGTCAGGAGCACACAGTGAAGAAGACGACGATCTGGACAGTCGGACGCCAGGTCACGCGGCGCGAGTTCGTGGGGCGGGCGATCGCCACCGGGGTGGTGTTCTCGCAGGCGCCTGCCTTCCTGCGCGGGCAGAACCTGAACAGCAAGCTCGACATCGCCGTCATCGGTGCGGGCGGTCGCGGGCGAGCCAGCCTCAACGAACTGACCATCGATCCGGCCAACCCGCCCAAGCGCACCGATGGCAGCGGCCCGCTCGACCGTCATCCCGACGAGAACATCGTCGCGCTCTGCGACATCAACCAGGAGTCGGTGGACGCCGCCGGCGTGCGGTATCCCAAGGCCGCGAAGTTCGTCGACCTGCGCAAGGTGTTCGACAAGCCCGACGCCTTCGACTCCGTGGTCGTCGCCACTGCGGAGCACACGCACGTCTTCGCCACGTACCTGGCGCTGACGCACGGCAAGCACGTCTACTGCGAGAAACCGCTCGCCTACAACATCTGGGAGACCCGGCTGGTGCGCGAGACGGCGCGCAAGCACCCCAAGCTGATGACCCAGATGGGCAACCAGGGGCATGCCTCCCCGATGCGCCGCACCATCCGGGAGATCCTCGACACCGGCGTGATCGGCAAGGTGAAGGAAGTCCACGTGTGGGCCGATCGCGCGTGGGGCCTGCAGGATGCGGCCTCGGCGGAGAAGTACGACAAGCCGCACGGCTTCTACAACGGCATCCAGATCGTCGATCGGTTCCGCGAGCCGATGGAGGTGCCGGCCAGCCTGCACTTCGATCTCTGGCTCGGCCCGGCACCCGAGCGCCCGTACCACGCCACCTACTTCCCGGGCCCGCGCTGGTACCGGTGGTGGGACTTCGGCAACGGCACGATGAGCGACCTCGGCAGCCACGACAACGACGTGCCGTACACGGTGCTCGAGTACCTGTGGAAGGAGGACGCCAAGGCCGGTCGCTATCTCGCGCCCAAGTCCGTGCACGCCGAGTCACCCAACGTGCCCAGGCCGCACCCGGAACTCGCGCCGGCGACCCTGAAGGCCACCTACGAGTACGTGGGCGCCAACGGCGAGCCGCTCACGCTGGTGTGGTACCAGGGCGACGTGAAGCCGGACGGCTGGACCGAGGCCTGGGGCAAGCGCTCGTGCATCTTCATCGGCGACAAGGGCAAGCTGCTCGGCAACGGCAAGCTGCTCGTCGACGGCAACGTGGTGGACCACCCGGCCCCGCCGGAGCGCCTGCCGCGCTCGCCGGGACACTGGGTGGAGTGGGTCGACGCCATCCGCGGCAAGGGGCCGGTGCCCGGATCGAACTTCCAGTACGCGGCGTGGACGACGGAGGCCAATCACCTCGGCAACGTCGCCTACCGCACCGGCAAGAAGATCGAGTGGGATTGGCGGACGATGCGCGCCACCAACGCACCGGAGGCCGCGCCGTACATCCGACGGCCGTCCTATCGCAAGGGCTGGGACGACATCCTGAAGACGACGTAGGGCAAGCCGCGGATCGGCGATCGGGGGATCGCGGATCGGGGATCGGCACGGGGGCGCTCCTTCGCGGGGCGCCCCGTTGTTTTCCGGACCGGCATCGGGTGGGTCGCGCGGATCGCGCCGGCGCGCTAGCATCGACATGCCATGGCCGAGTCGGAACCTTCCCTGCTGCCTGCACAGCGAGTCGTACGACTCGCGAAGCGCTCCCGCCGGGCGCTGGTGCGCCTGTCGGAGGAGGCGGCGCTGCTCGACGAGATCTGCCGCGCGGCCGTCGAGGACGGCGGCTACCGCTTCGCCTGGGTCGGACTGGCCGAGCACGACACGCCGCGGCGCGTGCGTCCAGTGGCACAGGCCGGCGAGAGCGCAGGGTACCTGGAGTCGGCCGTCATCCTCTGGGACGACTCACCCGAGGGCCGTGGCCCCACCGGTACGGCGGTCCGCACCGGCGTCCCGCAATGGACGCGCGACGTCGCCACCGACCCGCTGATGACCCCGTGGCGGGAACTCCTGCTGGCCCGCAGCTTCAGGTCGTCGATTGCGCTGCCGCTGAGCGCCGCCGGCGGCGTGCTCGGGGCGCTGACCATCTACGCGGACACGCCCGACGCCTTCGACGCGGAGGAAGTGGAGATCCTGTCGGAACTGGCCGGCGACCTCGCCTTCGGCCTCGACACGCTCCGCACCCGCCAGGCTCATCGCATGATGGCCCTGGCCGTCGAGCAGAGTCCCGCCGTGGTCGTCATCACGGACCTCGAGGGGCGCATCCAGTACGTGAATCCCCGCTTCACCGAACTCACCGGCTACACGCTTGACGAGGTGCGCGGGCGCAACCCGCGCATCCTGAAGTCCGGGGTCACGCCACCGGAGGAGTACGCGCGGCTCTGGCGGACGGTGACCTCCGGCGGCCGCTGGAGTGGCGAGTTCCACCAGCGCTGCAAGGACGGGCGTACCTACATCGAGCGAGCCGAGATCCTGCCGATGCTGGGTCCGAGCGGACAACTGGTCGGGTACCTCAAGGTCGCCGAGGACATCAGCGCCAGGGCCGCGCTCGAGGAGCAGCTCCGACAGGCCCAGAAGATGGAGGCGGTGGGGCGCCTGGCCGGCGGGATCGCCCACGACTTCAACAACGTGCTCACGGTGATCCAGGGCTTCACCGAGCTGGCGCGCCTGCAGGTGCCGCAGGGCGATCCGCTGCGAGCCGACCTGGAGCAGGTGCTCGACGCAGCGGGCCGTGCCGCGACGCTGACGCGGCAACTGCTCGCCTTCAGTCGCCAGCGGGTGCTGGTGCGGGCCGAGATCGACGTCGCCGCCGTCGCGCGCGACGCGGCGCCGATGCTGCGCCGCCTGGCCGGCGAAGACATCGCCTTCGACATCGATGTGCCTGACGCGGCGCTGGTGGTGGGCGCCGAGCCGGGCAACGTCGAGCAGATCCTGATGAACCTGGTGGTCAACGCGCGAGACGCGATGCCCAACGGCGGCACGCTCTCGCTCGCCGTCGGCACCGTCGCGTCGGTCGACAGGCCCACCGTCCTGGCCGCACCCGCTCCCGGTCCCTACGTCCAGGTGGAAGTTCGCGACACGGGCTGCGGGATGGACGAGGCGACGGTGGCTCGGATCTTCGAGCCGTTCTTCACGACCAAGCCGGCCGGCAAGGGCACCGGCCTCGGCCTCTCGACCGTGTACGGCATCGTCAAGCAGGGCAAGGGCGCCCTCGACGTCAGCAGCGCGCCGGGCGTCGGCACCGCGATCCGGGTCTACCTCCCCCTCAGTCGGGACTGCCTGGCGCCGGTCGCCGTCCCGGTCGCCCATAGCGCGAGGGACGTGCGCGGGTCCGAGACGGTCCTCGTGGTCGACGATGATGGAGGGGTCGGGCAGTTCGCGGCGCGGACGCTGCGCCGGGCCGGCTTCACGGTGCTCGTTGCAGACAACCCCGGCGAGGCGCTCCTGGCCGTGGAGCAACGCCAGGGCAAGGTGGACCTGCTCCTGACCGACGTGGTGATGTCGTACATGACCGGTCCCGAACTCTGGCGCCGCCTGGCGCAGGCGAAGCCCGACCTGCAGTGCCTCTTCATGTCCGGCTATCCCGACGACGTACTCACCGAGAAGAGCCTGGACGCCAGTGCCGTGCGGCTCATTCGCAAGCCGTTCACCGGCGACGAGCTGGTCAGACGCGTGCGCCAGATGCTCGACGAGGCGTGAGGCGGACCGCGCGTCGGGCTCAGCGCGCCGCCACCTGCGTCAGCGCCTGCTGCAGGCGCGCGTCGGCGTCGCGCATCACCTCGTCGAGCGCCTCGGACTGCACGACCTGGAACATCGCGCTCGGCTTGACGATCGACACCACCGAGCCGCCCTCCTCCTCCCAGACGCAGACATTGCACGGCAGCATGAGTCCGATGCCGAGCTCGGCCGAGAGCGCCTTGAACGCCAGGGCCGGGTTGCAGGCGCCCAGGATCACGTACTGGCGGAAGTCCTTGTCGAGCTTGGCCTTCAGCGTTGCCGTGACGTCGATCTCGGTGAGCACCCCGAAGCCCTGCGCCTTGAGGGCGTCGGTGACGCGGGTCCGCGCCTCGGCGAACGGGATGCCGGGCAGGTGGGTCGTGTATCCGTAGGCGGGATCGGTCTGGCTCATGGTCGGGTCCTCTGGGTGACTGAGAGCCAGGATGCGACTTTCCGGCCTGAGGTGACAGCCCGCTCAGGCCTTCCGGGCGGTCATCACGCCGCGGTCGGCGACGGTGTCGGCGTGCGTCACGTCGACGAAGCCGGCGTCGGCCAGGTGCTTCGCGTACTCCGACGTCGCGTAGCACTTGCCCTGCGAGGCATGCATCAGCAGGGCGGAATACTCGGCGACGGCCACCGGGCCGGTCTTGTCGGCGTTGACGAACGCGTCATGGATCACCAGCAGCCCGCCTGGAGGGAGGGCCGCGAACGACGCCGACAGCAGGTGTCGCACCTGCGGCGCGTCCCAGTCGTGCAGGACGTTCGAGTACAGGTGCACGTCGTGGCCGCCGGGCAGCGGCTCGGCGAAGAAGTTGGCCGCGTGCACGTCGATGGCGCTGGCGAAGCCGCGTTCCTCGACGAGCAGGCCGGCGATGCGGGTGACCGGCGCCTGGTCCAGCACGGTGGCGCGCAGGTGCGGGTGTCTGGCGACCAAGGCGCACGCGTAGATGCCCGACCCGCCGCCGACGTCGAGCAACCGCTGGTGCCCGGAGAGATCAACGGTGCGCGCCAGCGCCTCGCCGAGGTACAGCCCGCGACAATCCATCGCCGCCGTGAACCGTCGGGCGAAGGCGTCGTCCTCCATCGCCGTATGCCAGTCCTGCCCGTGCGCGCCGCCGCCCCAGGTGGCGGGCTGCCCGGTGCGCAGCACCCGGGCGAAATCCTGCACGAACGGCCGTTCCTTGAGCGCGGCGTAGTAGGGGCCCAGGGACCACGGCGAGCCCGCCACCAGGTGCTCACGCGCCAGCGCCGTGGTGCGCAGCACCTCGCCGTCGCGCGCCAGATAGTCACGCGACACGAGCAGGGTCACCAGCACGTCGGCGGCGCGCCGATCGAAGCCGAAGTGCGCGCACAGGGCCTCGATCGTCGACGGGTGGGCGTCGATCCACGTGAAGAGGTCGAACTCGACGATCGCCGCCGTCAGCAGGTCGGCGGCGTAGAGGCCGTCGCGGTAGCGATACAGGGACGCCGGCGAGGTGACCGGCGCTTCGAAGGGCTGCGGGGCCATGGGCGTCATGCTCCTGGCGTGCTGACGGCAGCGCGGATGGCACGACCCGGACGGGCGGCCGTCACCTGCCCGTTGTCGACGACGACCTCGCCGTTGACGACGACCCAGGGGATCCCTGCCGAGGGGATGCTCGCGTCCTCGTAGGTGGCGCGGTCGATCACGGTGGCCGGATCGAAGACGGTGATGTCGGCGTCGGCGCCGACCGCGAGACGCCCCTTGGTCTTCATGGCCGGTACACGTCCCTCGAGCCGGCGGGCCGGCGCGATGGTCATGCGGCGAAGCGCTTCCTTCAGGTCGATCGCCTTTTCCTCGCGCACGTACCGCCCGAGTACCTTCGCGAAGGTCCCGGAGGTGCGTGGATGACCCTTGCCGTGCTCGATGAAGCCGTCGCTGGCGACGATCGACAGCGGGCTGGTGATCGCGGTGCGTGTCTGGGCCTCCGAGCGGGAGTGGATGATGATCGTGCCGCCGGCCTTGCGCGCCGCCGCGAATGTCGCGCGCGTCAGGCGCTCCCCGGTGGACACGAGCTGGTGCTGGCCGAACTTGTCGTCGGGCCACGTCTGCCAGTCGTCGAACAGCGCCGAGGTGATCTCGGTCATGCCGGCGCCGTACGGATACGCCTCGGTCGTCACGTCGTGCCCGGCGGCCTGCGCGGCAGCGATGGCTGACAGGAACGCGTCGATGTCGTCGCCTGCCACCGAGTTCACGTGGACGATGTGCAGCGAGGCGCCAGCCGCCTTCGCGGCCGCAATCGTCTCCTGCAGGCCGGCGAGGCCCCCGCGCATGTGGATGTGCGCCGACGCGCGTCCCTGCGCGGCGACGCGGAACATCCGCTCGAACTCGGCCATCGGCGCGCCCGGCGTGTAGGCGCTCCCGAATCCGACCGCCACGGCGCCCTCGGCGAGCCCCTTGCGCAGCAGGGCCTCCATCGCGGCGAGCTGCGCCTCGCTCGCCGTGCCGCTGCCGCCGATGCCCGTCGGCAGGAGTCCCCGACTCGGATCGCCGAGCACCTGCATGCGCGCCTTGATGTGGCCGATGGCGACGCCGTGGTTGACGATCTGGCCCTTCGCGCGTTCGGCATACCAGCCGGCGACATCGGCCGTGCCGACCTCGAGCTCGAAGGCCGACGTGACGCCGTCGCGGACCATCATCCGGTACGACTCTTCCTGCTGGCCGTGCTCGTGCAGGTCGATGAACCCCGG from Luteitalea sp. TBR-22 includes:
- a CDS encoding BlaI/MecI/CopY family transcriptional regulator; amino-acid sequence: MTAPAGANIFAVREKIRPALETTRMPRTTSLDLTRRESQIMDILYRRRRASVEDIRAELPDAPSPSSVRKLLEIMIERGLLAREYDGPRFVYFPAVRQEDASRSALRRLVRTFFDDSPGAAAAALLGMSTSTLSPEEYKRLRALLDRARSQGA
- a CDS encoding M56 family metallopeptidase, producing MTSTLLDSFAPFLAGLLVKATLVVAIAALVQGLARRWLSAAGRHLVTLVATSMLLALPLLSLALPRWAPTMPERAAALMPARQSQASTLDVALADLVDRSVGLQPLETVKSTVSREAASTPVPVEPVARLSWRAAGVAFYLAGVSAMVVHLLVQRRRVRRLAREARAVDDPSWLTLVADGARVLGVRRSVRTLRGRRSTMPMTFGTIRPAILLPVTADTWTDDRRRAVILHELAHVARADCFTQWVACVMRAVYWCHPGAWWLVGRLQVDSEFASDDLVLAAGTPARAYAGHLLDIAYAHGGGRAPAVAVPMARRSQIETRLRALLDDSRRRRGPSRPARLATTAGAFAVLLPLASATQPAAPAPTVAAPAPVVAASAPTPVSTPAVPRVAMPVTTPMHVATPMVAPSPAVAAMQTPAPAPVVARSPAPTGSAGGCTWEVGEGKEGALYLSMQFGRSQSGRSVPLQQFEGLTTTQLTTGGSVRFTIRRDAGTFTFEGVARSGAAAGVCSFAPSPTFGPELARRGITGLTAADQEQMARHDVGLALVDELRTQKYATPTVAELVKAGQHGVHVAYVRGMGALGYATGSIGPLIALRDHGVTPDYAQALASLGYARLPIDELQRARDHGVTADYVRGMREAGHGTLTLDQLITTRDHGVTAGYLREMKALGIGGSLETLVNARDHGITSSYVRDLGALGVAGPLDTLVRLRDHGVTPNYVEELRKIGYTGLSVDELVRLRDHGMTASRIGQANTRAGSRQSVEALLDGARRGR
- a CDS encoding Mov34/MPN/PAD-1 family protein, which codes for MIVLPQDHRTAIAAHAVEAHPEECCGLMLGTFDDGGDRVVRELLPISNARESEARHNRFLIGPMEMLKGEREARARGLDVVGIYHSHPDVPAVPSQFDLDHAWPVYSYVIVTSHADSTGDLRSWQLREDRSGFDEEQVGTPDGGPPGRT
- a CDS encoding PLP-dependent cysteine synthase family protein; translation: MATRPPGIPTFGLPSASAARPGAGSIIEQVGNTPLLRLRHVAGPQAGIPDGVEVHAKAEHLNPSGSVKDRAALAMLLDGLRSGDLRPGKTILDATSGNTGIAYAMIGAALGYPVTVCLPATASPERKRLLHIYGAEVIETDPLSATDGAQREARRLVERDPDRYFYADQYNNAANWQAHFEHTGAEIWAQTQGRVTHFLAGLGTSGTFVGTSRRLKHFNPAIRCISMQPDLPLHGIEGMKHMPTAVVPGIYDPSVADDAVEVGTTEAQEMARRLAREEGLLVGVSAGANVVAALRLARDLPPGSVVVTVLCDGGSRYLTDDFWTGDLA
- a CDS encoding Gfo/Idh/MocA family protein, whose amino-acid sequence is MKKTTIWTVGRQVTRREFVGRAIATGVVFSQAPAFLRGQNLNSKLDIAVIGAGGRGRASLNELTIDPANPPKRTDGSGPLDRHPDENIVALCDINQESVDAAGVRYPKAAKFVDLRKVFDKPDAFDSVVVATAEHTHVFATYLALTHGKHVYCEKPLAYNIWETRLVRETARKHPKLMTQMGNQGHASPMRRTIREILDTGVIGKVKEVHVWADRAWGLQDAASAEKYDKPHGFYNGIQIVDRFREPMEVPASLHFDLWLGPAPERPYHATYFPGPRWYRWWDFGNGTMSDLGSHDNDVPYTVLEYLWKEDAKAGRYLAPKSVHAESPNVPRPHPELAPATLKATYEYVGANGEPLTLVWYQGDVKPDGWTEAWGKRSCIFIGDKGKLLGNGKLLVDGNVVDHPAPPERLPRSPGHWVEWVDAIRGKGPVPGSNFQYAAWTTEANHLGNVAYRTGKKIEWDWRTMRATNAPEAAPYIRRPSYRKGWDDILKTT
- a CDS encoding GAF domain-containing protein, coding for MAESEPSLLPAQRVVRLAKRSRRALVRLSEEAALLDEICRAAVEDGGYRFAWVGLAEHDTPRRVRPVAQAGESAGYLESAVILWDDSPEGRGPTGTAVRTGVPQWTRDVATDPLMTPWRELLLARSFRSSIALPLSAAGGVLGALTIYADTPDAFDAEEVEILSELAGDLAFGLDTLRTRQAHRMMALAVEQSPAVVVITDLEGRIQYVNPRFTELTGYTLDEVRGRNPRILKSGVTPPEEYARLWRTVTSGGRWSGEFHQRCKDGRTYIERAEILPMLGPSGQLVGYLKVAEDISARAALEEQLRQAQKMEAVGRLAGGIAHDFNNVLTVIQGFTELARLQVPQGDPLRADLEQVLDAAGRAATLTRQLLAFSRQRVLVRAEIDVAAVARDAAPMLRRLAGEDIAFDIDVPDAALVVGAEPGNVEQILMNLVVNARDAMPNGGTLSLAVGTVASVDRPTVLAAPAPGPYVQVEVRDTGCGMDEATVARIFEPFFTTKPAGKGTGLGLSTVYGIVKQGKGALDVSSAPGVGTAIRVYLPLSRDCLAPVAVPVAHSARDVRGSETVLVVDDDGGVGQFAARTLRRAGFTVLVADNPGEALLAVEQRQGKVDLLLTDVVMSYMTGPELWRRLAQAKPDLQCLFMSGYPDDVLTEKSLDASAVRLIRKPFTGDELVRRVRQMLDEA
- a CDS encoding DUF302 domain-containing protein encodes the protein MSQTDPAYGYTTHLPGIPFAEARTRVTDALKAQGFGVLTEIDVTATLKAKLDKDFRQYVILGACNPALAFKALSAELGIGLMLPCNVCVWEEEGGSVVSIVKPSAMFQVVQSEALDEVMRDADARLQQALTQVAAR
- a CDS encoding methyltransferase translates to MAPQPFEAPVTSPASLYRYRDGLYAADLLTAAIVEFDLFTWIDAHPSTIEALCAHFGFDRRAADVLVTLLVSRDYLARDGEVLRTTALAREHLVAGSPWSLGPYYAALKERPFVQDFARVLRTGQPATWGGGAHGQDWHTAMEDDAFARRFTAAMDCRGLYLGEALARTVDLSGHQRLLDVGGGSGIYACALVARHPHLRATVLDQAPVTRIAGLLVEERGFASAIDVHAANFFAEPLPGGHDVHLYSNVLHDWDAPQVRHLLSASFAALPPGGLLVIHDAFVNADKTGPVAVAEYSALLMHASQGKCYATSEYAKHLADAGFVDVTHADTVADRGVMTARKA
- a CDS encoding amidohydrolase family protein; this translates as MTRRRLGAIGCLVLAAACSRPPTPTYDLVIANGRVIDPASGLDAVRHVGVRDGRIAAISESPLTGTRVIDAARHVVAPGFIDLHEHGQQEESYRMMVRDGVTSAFELEVGTADVAGWYAERAKGQIVNHGVAIGHIKARMQVLGDPSRGLLPTGIGGSGTASEAQLAAMEALLRKGLAEGAVAVGFGSAYTPGAPMAEFERMFRVAAQGRASAHIHMRGGLAGLQETIAAAKAAGASLHIVHVNSVAGDDIDAFLSAIAAAQAAGHDVTTEAYPYGAGMTEITSALFDDWQTWPDDKFGQHQLVSTGERLTRATFAAARKAGGTIIIHSRSEAQTRTAITSPLSIVASDGFIEHGKGHPRTSGTFAKVLGRYVREEKAIDLKEALRRMTIAPARRLEGRVPAMKTKGRLAVGADADITVFDPATVIDRATYEDASIPSAGIPWVVVNGEVVVDNGQVTAARPGRAIRAAVSTPGA